From one Coffea eugenioides isolate CCC68of chromosome 11, Ceug_1.0, whole genome shotgun sequence genomic stretch:
- the LOC113751397 gene encoding cytosolic sulfotransferase 12-like, giving the protein MAIPSLNSSSCIAGGDAPKLFNEEKEDDSDQILQRYLHMVSVLPRERGWLSEHIHWYQGFWYSTGVLKGLLILQKHFRAQPSDILLATYPKSGTTWLKALLFTITNRTCISHPDQNPLLTANPHELVPMLESYAAANPVNPKPPNSLIEEN; this is encoded by the coding sequence ATGGCAATCCCTTCATTAAACTCATCTTCCTGCATTGCAGGTGGTGATGCACCAAAATTGtttaatgaagaaaaagaagatgacAGTGACCAAATCCTCCAAAGGTATTTGCATATGGTCTCTGTGCTTCCTAGGGAAAGAGGTTGGTTAAGTGAGCACATTCACTGGTACCAAGGTTTTTGGTATTCCACAGGAGTTCTCAAGGGACTCCTAATTCTCCAGAAACATTTTCGGGCACAACCAAGTGACATTCTCCTGGCCACATATCCAAAATCGGGAACAACCTGGTTAAAGGCACTTCTCTTCACCATAACAAATCGTACATGTATCAGTCATCCCGATCAAAATCCTTTGCTAACGGCAAACCCTCATGAATTGGTTCCCATGCTGGAATCATATGCCGCAGCGAATCCTGTCAACCCAAAGCCACCCAATTCTCTCATTGAAGAAAATTAA